In Euphorbia lathyris chromosome 9, ddEupLath1.1, whole genome shotgun sequence, the following are encoded in one genomic region:
- the LOC136206588 gene encoding protein trichome birefringence-like 3, whose amino-acid sequence MKPKLPLPLPIIVLLVSAFAFLSLFLYAHTSTSLFNLKSCPNKTNSAHNSRDKSGEEKIKSWEMDDRFEFDPEECSVNSGKWMFNKTLKPLYTDRSCPYLDRQVSCVKNGRRDSDYLRWEWQPDDCSLPRFNPEVALKKLRGKRLMFVGDSLQRGQWQSFVCMVEWIIDEDKKSMKRGRSHSVFKAKEYEASIEFYWAPFLIESNTDMKIIGDPKKRIMRVDSIEKHAKHWTGVNILVFNTYVWWMSGLRLKTLWGSFANGEEGYEELDTPIAYKIGLKTWANWVDSNINPNKTRVFFTTMSPTHTRSEDWNNTKGIKCYNETKPIRKRKHWGSGSDKRMMSVVASITAKMKVPVSILNITQLSEYRIDAHTSVYTETGGKLLTDEQKNDPLHHADCIHWCLPGVPDTWNQLFLAHL is encoded by the exons ATGAAACCAAAGCTACCCCTTCCCCTTCCCATTATCGTTCTTCTGGTTTCTGCTTTtgcatttctttctctcttcttatATGCACACACTTCCACTTCCCTTTTCAACCTTAAATCTTGTCCTAATAAGACTAACTCTGCTCATAACTCAA GAGATAAAAGTGgagaagagaaaataaaaagttgGGAAATGGATGACAGATTCGAGTTCGATCCAGAAGAATGCAGTGTTAATAGTGGAAAGTGGATGTTCAACAAAACACTGAAGCCTTTATACACAGACAGAAGCTGCCCCTATTTAGATAGGCAAGTGTCTTGCGTTAAAAATGGGAGGCGAGATTCCGATTATCTGCGGTGGGAATGGCAGCCGGATGACTGTAGTTTGCCAAG ATTTAATCCAGAAGTAGCACTTAAGAAACTCCGAGGAAAGAGGTTGATGTTCGTAGGGGATTCGCTGCAAAGAGGACAATGGCAGTCATTTGTATGTATGGTGGAATGGATAATAGATGAAGATAAGAAATCAATGAAAAGGGGAAGAAGTCATTCGGTGTTCAAAGCAAAGGAATACGAAGCAAGCATAGAGTTTTATTGGGCACCATTTCTAATAGAATCGAATACAGATATGAAAATAATAGGAGATCCAAAGAAAAGAATAATGAGAGTGGATTCCATAGAGAAACATGCCAAACATTGGACAGGAGTAAACATTCTTGTCTTCAATACTTATGTTTGGTGGATGAGTGGTCTCCGTCTCAAAACTCt ATGGGGTTCATTTGCAAATGGAGAAGAAGGATATGAAGAATTAGACACACCAATTGCTTATAAAATAGGCTTAAAAACATGGGCCAATTGGGTAGACTCCAACATTAATCCCAACAAAACTCGTGTGTTCTTCACCACCATGTCGCCTACACATACTAGAAGCGAAGATTGGAACAATACGAAAGGTATAAAATGTTATAACGAAACAAAGCCAATAAGGAAGAGAAAACATTGGGGAAGTGGATCGGATAAGAGAATGATGAGTGTGGTGGCTAGTATAACTGCAAAAATGAAAGTTCCAGTTAGTATCCTCAACATTACTCAATTATCTGAGTATAGAATTGATGCTCATACATCTGTTTACACTGAGACTGGAGGCAAGTTATTGACAGACGAACAAAAGAATGATCCATTGCACCATGCAGATTGTATACACTGGTGTTTGCCAGGTGTTCCTGATACTTGGAATCAATTATTTCTTGCACATTTGTAG